A genomic region of Salinibacter pepae contains the following coding sequences:
- a CDS encoding carboxypeptidase-like regulatory domain-containing protein has translation MSKLQNWSNTLVLLIATLGVGLVVSGCDSGGTSPDSNNLGDVSGAITGQVIDNASSTPIEGAKVVVAVGSLDADGESFSATTGAEGRFAITDLPATTADDGSNTGEDPSAKYGIRVETPDGSNYRDAYRGQVELAYGNNETGAVELGANITFPLQKNNGSLSGQLGVTGSDAPLRNTELRASQTIKTGFTAEGDATSGILTVTTTTTTDEQGSFTFENLVVGENVDLYARFDNNTESTVATQKSIPDEGSAAPVEASVSAPALTATLDPAPGTDFGTTEPEWTLTFNRPVAGVTTDDVAEALSIDESSISTKAVDESGNVELDVSATTTESGAIESVSWSVAEPLSDGIEFRVGYGNLFDDIVGAQYGVGLSEVNDTRVRRLPALLNYSIGANTNAPATPAIGEDGNVQVSNVPETIDYDVPGVSPNLTINVDNSGAPVKEYQVFARTVEDTEDRGQAPQFELKETISAENVEFGETSGSVTFSGNPLRTNVEGTYGPIEWKIRAVSINNVEGDFSETQEIADNDSLDLSGAQYADVDSDGDDELEVTFSEPVSDISAGDAGTDYFIIEDGSNDPTALGEVAEVNNSINPATARVVVELGDDGSNTANDELTVREAGSDNFVTDLAGNPIKVESDANTTSL, from the coding sequence ATGAGCAAGCTACAAAACTGGTCAAATACATTAGTACTTCTCATTGCAACCCTGGGGGTTGGGCTCGTCGTGAGTGGGTGTGACTCCGGCGGCACCTCCCCGGACTCAAACAACCTTGGTGACGTGAGCGGGGCCATTACCGGCCAGGTCATCGACAACGCAAGCTCCACTCCCATTGAAGGGGCGAAGGTCGTCGTGGCCGTCGGGTCCCTGGATGCCGACGGAGAGTCCTTCAGCGCGACGACGGGCGCAGAAGGTCGATTCGCCATCACGGACCTGCCCGCGACCACCGCGGACGATGGGTCGAACACGGGCGAAGACCCGTCTGCCAAATACGGAATCCGCGTGGAGACGCCCGATGGCAGCAACTACCGGGACGCCTACCGCGGCCAGGTTGAGCTCGCCTACGGCAACAACGAGACCGGCGCGGTTGAGCTGGGCGCGAACATCACCTTCCCGCTTCAGAAGAACAACGGCTCGCTGTCCGGGCAGCTCGGCGTGACTGGTTCCGACGCACCGCTCCGCAACACGGAGCTGCGCGCGTCGCAGACGATCAAAACAGGATTTACCGCCGAGGGCGATGCGACGTCCGGCATCCTCACGGTAACCACGACCACCACGACCGACGAGCAGGGATCCTTCACGTTCGAGAACCTCGTAGTAGGTGAAAATGTCGACCTGTACGCGCGGTTTGACAACAATACAGAGTCGACTGTTGCAACCCAAAAGTCCATCCCGGACGAGGGCAGCGCGGCTCCGGTTGAGGCGTCCGTCTCTGCTCCGGCCCTCACCGCGACGCTGGACCCGGCCCCCGGTACGGACTTCGGCACGACCGAGCCGGAATGGACGCTGACGTTTAACCGTCCGGTGGCGGGCGTGACCACGGACGACGTTGCGGAGGCGCTTTCCATCGACGAGTCCAGTATAAGCACGAAAGCCGTCGATGAGAGTGGCAACGTGGAGCTGGACGTGAGTGCCACGACGACCGAGAGCGGCGCGATCGAAAGCGTGAGCTGGAGCGTCGCCGAGCCGCTCAGCGATGGCATTGAGTTCCGGGTCGGGTATGGAAACCTCTTCGACGATATCGTCGGTGCGCAGTACGGCGTGGGCCTCTCAGAGGTAAACGATACCCGTGTGCGGAGACTCCCGGCTCTGCTGAACTACTCGATTGGCGCCAACACGAACGCGCCCGCCACGCCGGCCATCGGCGAGGACGGCAACGTGCAGGTGAGCAATGTCCCCGAGACCATCGACTACGACGTGCCCGGCGTTAGCCCGAACCTCACGATCAACGTGGACAACAGTGGGGCGCCGGTGAAGGAGTACCAGGTCTTCGCCCGCACTGTTGAGGACACCGAAGACCGTGGACAGGCGCCTCAGTTCGAGCTGAAGGAGACGATCTCCGCCGAGAACGTCGAGTTCGGCGAGACTAGTGGATCTGTCACGTTCAGTGGCAACCCGCTCCGCACGAATGTTGAGGGCACGTACGGCCCCATCGAGTGGAAAATCCGGGCCGTGAGCATCAACAACGTCGAGGGCGACTTCTCCGAGACCCAGGAGATTGCCGACAACGACTCGCTCGACCTCAGCGGCGCCCAATACGCCGATGTTGACAGCGACGGCGATGATGAGCTGGAGGTCACGTTCAGTGAGCCGGTTTCGGACATCAGCGCCGGCGACGCCGGTACGGACTACTTCATCATCGAGGACGGTTCTAACGATCCGACCGCCCTTGGTGAGGTTGCGGAGGTCAACAACAGCATCAATCCGGCAACTGCGAGGGTTGTCGTCGAGCTTGGTGACGACGGCAGCAACACCGCCAACGACGAGTTGACGGTCAGGGAAGCGGGATCGGACAACTTCGTGACCGACCTTGCCGGCAACCCGATCAAGGTCGAAAGCGACGCCAATACGACCAGCCTCTAA
- a CDS encoding S8 family serine peptidase, with translation MNRFLLLFGVVALLAAALWPGGAAAQDDERQQRLRAMAAEADRAWRAQRAEVRAYAEAAGIPVRTEFEDGGVAALQRIENGRPVFYTTYNRGGAITSSVDAVRPGGNLGLALTGEARRLGIWDGGRVRATHQEFGGRVEQQDDPAALSGHATHVGGTMVAAGVRAEAKGMAYKARLDAYSFGNDNAEMANAAAAGLRVSNHSYGRITGWHRGTFCGSRSDWTWFGNPDISPTEDYRFGFYGRNAKTWDEYVRTSRRYVIVKSAGNERNDRPPSQPTEHFIFDENGNCTTSQQERAPDGGADGYESLGNAATAKNILTVGAVEGIEGGYAAPSDVQMSSFSSWGPTDDGRLKPDLVAKGVSVLSSWSGSDTDYRSIPGTSMSSPMVSGSVALLQEHYRSIHGQDPWASTIKSVLIHTADEAGNAGPDYKFGWGLMNVERAAELMSRDGRLGGGVYVQERTLSEGETLAYRVSSDGSEPLRTSIAWTDPAGTVPSRRLDPRDRMLVNDLNVHVEGPDGTVHRPYVMDPANPDRAASTGDNERDNVEQVLVENAQAGQYIVRVSHDGALKGGAQDLSIALTGGVPDAAVPPPEEFAAAPTGDGEVALTWDRPAASPEGYDLYRSPSPFDDVSNATKVNGGAPIDSTKTSYVDSGVTDGSAYYYRLVARYGNGGERALSGEAAAHAPPLNAPTGVEVAAVGSDDATIVWDGLGANRLSGYHLYRSTSSFTDTTSATRVTDARLDASTGTYTDQGLQGGETYHYRVVPVDDFGDSGRLSAETSETLLPPPPSGVTATTQAVDDATEAVRLEWSAPEGRGPSGYRVYRSRSPSVTPASATEVTEEPIGTAAYTDAGGTMGTTYYYTITAQAADGRESEASGTVEATPSNPIPGRPGGVTAAETEAGTGIKVSWTPVDAADVQRYRVYRDTKPLAADQASGLTPHGSSTAEEASFVDAEAEEGTTYYYRITAVDRAGGEGALSARALHFLYPETVTADIARSFDGANEPADYRLVALPGGESTPLSAAIEGEPGVDWQAYKDDGSGFKKYDPSDPFSFEAGAGLWLTSTDDWSYNATVSTIKLRGDTASAVPLRKGWNVIANPLGTDVSWADVQGMNDGVSTPLWGFDQSFERRAVFRSARAGEAFYFFNRTDQDTLFVPHPDAPTSITTTAQKKERQSPGTMIVRATSPRAPALSSSVRLGLAKNEEAERTVVAPPGRFEPISLRIQAQDAQQTERASSLMAASRTMTGEGRTFSLRLRARKGEAPIRITADSLNQVGAEAVSLLHPARDRSYDLQRDPDVSIRPRAQDGTVLRVSIGTHQYVEASEKEVRPDEVSMTVYPNPVNRRGTIDYTLPEKQRVELRVYDLLGREVATLASGTRQAGRHRLSLPMEQLSSGVYFGRLQTEGGTRTQKITVVR, from the coding sequence ATGAACCGGTTCCTTCTCCTTTTCGGCGTGGTCGCGCTCCTGGCCGCTGCCCTGTGGCCCGGAGGGGCCGCGGCACAGGACGACGAGCGGCAGCAACGGCTCCGCGCCATGGCGGCGGAGGCCGATCGGGCGTGGCGGGCCCAGCGGGCGGAGGTCCGCGCCTACGCGGAGGCGGCCGGCATTCCCGTCCGGACGGAATTTGAGGACGGGGGCGTCGCGGCCCTGCAACGCATCGAGAACGGGCGCCCGGTCTTCTACACCACGTACAACCGCGGCGGCGCCATCACCTCGTCGGTCGACGCGGTGCGGCCCGGCGGAAATCTTGGGCTGGCCCTGACCGGCGAGGCCCGGCGCCTCGGCATCTGGGACGGGGGACGGGTGCGGGCGACGCACCAGGAGTTTGGAGGCCGGGTGGAGCAGCAGGACGATCCGGCCGCGCTGAGCGGGCACGCGACCCACGTGGGCGGCACGATGGTGGCGGCCGGCGTGCGGGCCGAGGCGAAGGGAATGGCCTACAAAGCCCGCCTCGACGCGTACAGCTTCGGCAACGACAACGCAGAGATGGCCAACGCGGCGGCCGCGGGCCTCCGGGTGTCGAACCACTCGTACGGGCGAATTACGGGATGGCACCGCGGTACTTTCTGTGGCAGCCGCTCCGACTGGACGTGGTTTGGAAACCCCGACATTAGCCCCACGGAGGACTACCGATTTGGGTTCTACGGGCGCAACGCGAAGACCTGGGACGAATACGTCCGGACCTCGCGCCGCTACGTAATCGTGAAGTCCGCGGGGAACGAGCGCAATGATAGGCCGCCCTCCCAGCCCACCGAACACTTCATCTTTGATGAGAATGGGAACTGCACGACGTCCCAGCAGGAACGGGCCCCGGATGGCGGAGCGGACGGCTACGAGTCGCTGGGCAATGCCGCGACCGCCAAGAACATCCTCACCGTCGGTGCGGTGGAGGGCATCGAGGGCGGCTACGCGGCGCCGAGCGACGTGCAGATGTCGTCGTTCAGCAGCTGGGGCCCCACGGACGACGGCCGCCTCAAGCCCGACCTCGTGGCGAAGGGGGTAAGCGTGCTCTCGTCGTGGAGCGGGAGCGACACCGACTACCGATCCATTCCGGGAACGTCCATGTCGTCCCCCATGGTGAGCGGGTCGGTGGCGCTGTTGCAGGAGCACTACCGGTCGATTCACGGCCAGGACCCGTGGGCGTCGACGATCAAGTCGGTCCTGATTCACACCGCCGACGAGGCCGGGAATGCGGGTCCGGACTACAAGTTTGGGTGGGGCCTGATGAACGTGGAGCGGGCGGCCGAGCTAATGAGCAGGGATGGACGTCTCGGGGGCGGCGTCTACGTGCAGGAGCGCACCCTTTCGGAGGGCGAGACGCTCGCGTACCGCGTGTCGAGCGACGGGAGCGAGCCGCTTCGGACCAGCATCGCCTGGACGGACCCGGCCGGCACCGTCCCGTCGCGGCGGCTCGACCCGCGGGACCGGATGCTGGTAAACGACCTCAACGTACACGTCGAGGGCCCCGATGGCACCGTGCACCGGCCGTACGTCATGGACCCGGCCAATCCGGACCGGGCGGCGTCGACGGGGGACAACGAGCGCGACAACGTCGAGCAGGTGCTCGTGGAGAATGCGCAGGCGGGCCAGTATATCGTTCGGGTCTCGCACGATGGGGCCCTGAAGGGCGGGGCACAGGACCTGTCGATTGCCCTCACCGGGGGCGTGCCGGATGCGGCCGTGCCCCCGCCGGAAGAATTTGCGGCGGCCCCTACGGGGGACGGGGAGGTGGCCCTCACCTGGGATCGGCCTGCGGCCAGTCCGGAGGGGTACGACCTCTACCGTTCGCCCTCGCCCTTCGACGATGTCTCGAACGCGACGAAGGTGAACGGAGGGGCGCCCATCGACAGCACCAAAACGAGCTACGTCGACTCGGGCGTCACGGACGGATCGGCCTACTACTACCGCCTGGTCGCCCGGTACGGAAACGGCGGCGAACGTGCGCTCTCCGGGGAGGCAGCGGCGCATGCCCCGCCACTAAACGCCCCGACGGGGGTAGAGGTCGCGGCGGTCGGCAGCGACGACGCGACGATCGTCTGGGACGGGCTCGGGGCGAACCGGCTTTCCGGGTACCACCTCTACCGGTCGACCTCGTCGTTCACGGATACCACGTCGGCGACACGCGTCACCGATGCTCGACTGGATGCGTCGACGGGCACCTACACCGACCAGGGCCTTCAGGGGGGCGAGACCTACCACTACCGGGTGGTGCCCGTAGACGACTTCGGGGATTCGGGGCGGCTGTCGGCCGAAACCAGTGAGACACTGCTGCCGCCCCCACCGTCCGGGGTGACGGCAACGACCCAAGCGGTGGACGACGCGACGGAAGCGGTGCGTCTCGAGTGGTCGGCGCCCGAGGGCCGTGGCCCCAGCGGCTACCGCGTGTACCGGTCCCGCTCCCCGTCCGTGACGCCGGCGAGCGCGACCGAAGTGACCGAGGAGCCAATCGGCACCGCCGCGTACACGGACGCGGGGGGGACGATGGGCACGACCTACTACTACACGATCACTGCGCAGGCCGCTGACGGGCGGGAGAGCGAGGCGTCGGGCACAGTGGAGGCAACGCCCTCGAATCCCATTCCGGGCCGTCCCGGCGGTGTGACGGCCGCCGAGACCGAGGCCGGCACGGGAATCAAGGTGTCCTGGACGCCGGTCGACGCGGCGGACGTGCAACGCTACCGCGTGTACCGGGACACGAAGCCCCTTGCTGCGGATCAGGCCTCCGGGTTGACCCCGCACGGCAGCAGCACGGCGGAGGAGGCGTCGTTCGTCGACGCGGAGGCCGAGGAGGGCACCACGTACTACTACAGGATCACGGCCGTCGACCGGGCCGGGGGGGAGGGCGCTCTCTCTGCCCGGGCATTGCACTTCCTCTACCCGGAAACGGTGACGGCGGACATCGCGCGGTCGTTCGACGGGGCGAACGAGCCGGCGGACTACCGCCTGGTGGCCCTGCCCGGGGGAGAGTCGACGCCGCTCTCGGCGGCCATCGAGGGGGAGCCCGGCGTAGACTGGCAGGCCTATAAAGACGATGGGAGTGGGTTCAAAAAGTATGATCCCTCCGATCCGTTTTCGTTCGAGGCCGGGGCGGGGCTGTGGTTAACGAGCACCGACGACTGGTCCTACAACGCAACGGTTTCCACGATCAAACTGCGGGGCGACACGGCTTCGGCGGTTCCCCTGCGAAAGGGCTGGAACGTAATTGCCAACCCGCTGGGGACGGACGTGTCCTGGGCCGACGTCCAGGGCATGAACGACGGCGTGTCGACACCGCTCTGGGGGTTTGACCAGTCCTTTGAACGCCGGGCCGTATTTCGCTCCGCCCGAGCAGGGGAGGCGTTTTACTTTTTCAACAGGACGGATCAGGACACTCTTTTCGTGCCCCATCCTGATGCCCCCACTTCGATCACAACGACAGCCCAGAAGAAGGAACGACAGTCCCCCGGCACCATGATCGTGCGTGCGACCTCTCCGCGCGCGCCCGCCCTCTCTTCGTCCGTGCGGCTTGGTCTCGCGAAAAATGAAGAGGCGGAGCGCACTGTGGTGGCGCCCCCGGGACGGTTCGAGCCGATTAGTCTTCGCATTCAGGCACAGGACGCGCAGCAAACGGAGCGGGCGTCGTCTCTCATGGCGGCATCCCGCACGATGACGGGGGAGGGACGGACCTTTTCCCTACGGCTTCGTGCACGGAAGGGGGAGGCGCCGATCCGTATCACGGCCGATTCGCTCAATCAGGTGGGCGCCGAGGCCGTCTCGCTTCTCCATCCGGCGCGGGACAGAAGCTACGACCTCCAAAGAGACCCTGACGTATCCATCCGGCCGCGGGCCCAAGACGGAACGGTGCTCAGGGTCTCGATTGGGACGCACCAGTACGTGGAGGCCTCCGAGAAGGAAGTTCGCCCGGACGAGGTGAGCATGACCGTCTACCCGAACCCGGTAAATCGGCGCGGCACGATCGACTATACGCTCCCGGAGAAGCAGCGGGTTGAGCTGCGGGTGTACGACCTCCTCGGGCGAGAGGTGGCTACATTGGCCTCTGGGACCCGGCAAGCCGGCCGGCACCGCCTTTCACTGCCGATGGAGCAGCTGTCCAGTGGCGTGTACTTTGGGCGCTTGCAGACCGAAGGGGGGACGCGGACCCAGAAGATAACCGTCGTGCGGTGA
- a CDS encoding FxLYD domain-containing protein: protein MPLASGSSVRSLMLLVAAVAGMAVLGACGGNGGETTDATVVEPRLLQTETGERIFAGTLVNQGRATIGIAEVEVALYDGEGSRIETMRIQVQDVPPGDSAAFNQTVDSDRPIQQAQVQSILSP, encoded by the coding sequence ATGCCTCTCGCTTCCGGCTCGTCCGTGCGTTCGCTGATGCTGCTCGTTGCCGCCGTTGCGGGGATGGCCGTCCTCGGGGCGTGCGGGGGGAATGGAGGCGAGACCACCGACGCGACCGTGGTTGAGCCCCGCCTTCTGCAGACCGAAACGGGCGAGCGGATCTTTGCGGGCACGCTCGTCAACCAGGGCCGCGCCACCATCGGCATCGCGGAGGTGGAGGTGGCGCTCTACGACGGCGAGGGCTCCCGCATCGAGACGATGCGGATCCAGGTGCAGGACGTGCCCCCCGGTGACTCGGCCGCGTTCAACCAGACCGTCGACTCGGACCGGCCCATCCAGCAGGCGCAGGTGCAAAGCATTCTCAGTCCGTAG